A part of Oncorhynchus masou masou isolate Uvic2021 chromosome 30, UVic_Omas_1.1, whole genome shotgun sequence genomic DNA contains:
- the LOC135522833 gene encoding YTH domain-containing family protein 3-like — MSGTTVDQRPKGQGNKVQNGSMHQKDGVNDEDFEPYLSSQTNQNNSYPPMSDPYIPSYYAPSIGFPYSLGEAPWSTAGDPPMPYLTTYGQMSNGEHHFIPDGVFSQPGALGNTPPFLSQHGFNFFPGNADYSTWGTSVSQGQSTQSNAYSNSYGYTPSSLGRAIADGQAGFSSDAQLSKVPVLSSIEQGMTGLKLDMGAAVTKTVGSPLGGTLGMSSMAANNMPPLVSSSAPKPTSWAAIARKPAKPQPKVKPKANMGMGAPAIPPPPIKHNMNIGTWDDKGSVNKPPLAQAMMQPQTMVQQTLMGQPQPLLQSPLPHQHQHQHQHQHQQHHQPFQLQSLQSPQHPQQMPPGPPHHHQHTHQNFSSQPGPPQPMHQHQHPQPPPQNRWVAPRNRGTFNQGGAEGFGMGVGGVPLSASPSSGEVHPVLEKLRALNNYNPKDFDWNLKNGRVFIIKSYSEDDIHRSIKYSIWCSTEHGNKRLDGAYRSLGAKGPLYLLFSVNGSGHFCGVAEMRSPVDYNAYAGVWSQDKWKGKFEVKWAFVKDVPNSQLRHIRLENNDNKPVTNSRDTQEVPLEKAKQVLKIIATFKHTTSIFDDFAHYEKRQEEEEALRRERNRNQQ, encoded by the exons AGACCCAAAGGACAAGGAAATAAAG TACAAAACGGATCAATGCATCAGAAGGATGGAGTAAACGATGAAGACTTTGAACCTTACCTAAGCAGCCAGACAAATCAG AATAACAGCTACCCACCAATGTCCGACCCCTACATACCCAGCTACTATGCTCCTTCCATCGGCTTCCCTTACTCCCTGGGGGAGGCCCCCTGGTCCACTGCGGGGGACCCCCCCATGCCCTACCTGACCACCTATGGACAGATGAGCAATGGCGAGCACCACTTCATCCCCGACGGGGTGTTCAGCCAGCCGGGCGCCCTGGGCAACACCCCTCCCTTCCTCAGCCAGCACGGCTTCAACTTCTTCCCTGGAAACGCAGACTATTCCACCTGGGGCACCAGTGTCTCTCAGGGCCAGTCCACACAGAGCAATGCCTATAGTAATAGTTATGGTTACACCCCTAGTTCCCTGGGGAGGGCTATAGCTGATGGACAGGCAGGCTTCAGCAGTGACGCCCAGCTCAGTAAGGTCCCGGTGCTGAGCAGCATCGAGCAGGGCATGACAGGGTTAAAACTGGACATGGGCGCCGCCGTCACCAAGACTGTCGGCTCGCCCCTTGGGGGCACGTTGGGCATGAGTAGCATGGCGGCCAATAACATGCCTCCATTGGTTAGTTCCTCTGCCCCCAAACCCACGTCCTGGGCAGCCATTGCCAGGAAGCCGGCCAAGCCCCAACCCAAGGTCAAGCCCAAAGCCAACATGGGGATGGGAGCCCCTGCCATTCCCCCGCCGCCCATCAAGCACAACATGAACATTGGCACCTGGGACGATAAGGGCTCCGTCAACAAGCCCCCCTTAGCTCAGGCCATGATGCAACCTCAGACCATGGTGCAGCAGACCCTGATGGGCCAGCCCCAGCCCCTGCTGCAGAGCCCTCTGCCCCACCAGCACCAACACCAGCACCAACATCAGCACCAGCAGCACCACCAACCCTTTCAGCTGcagtccctccagtctccccaaCACCCCCAGCAGATGCCTCCAGgcccacctcaccaccaccaacacacccaCCAGAACTTCTCCTCCCAGCCTGGCCCCCCTCAACCTATGCATCAACACCAACATCCCCAACCCCCACCCCAGAACCGCTGGGTGGCACCTCGGAACAGGGGCACCTTCAACCAAGGAGGGGCGGAAGGCTTTGGGATGGGAGTTGGTGGGGTCCCCCTCAGTGCCTCTCCCAGCTCCGGGGAGGTGCACCCGGTGTTAGAGAAACTGCGGGCCCTCAACAACTACAACCCCAAAGACTTTGACTGGAACCTGAAGAACGGCCGCGTGTTCATCATCAAGAGCTACTCTGAGGACGACATCCACCGCTCCATCAAGTACTCCATCTGGTGCAGCACCGAGCACGGCAACAAGCGCCTGGACGGGGCCTACCGCTCGCTGGGGGCCAAGGGGCCCCTCTACCTGTTGTTCAGTGTCAACGGCAGCGGTCATTTCTGCGGCGTGGCAGAGATGCGCTCGCCCGTGGATTACAACGCCTACGCAGGCGTCTGGTCTCAGGACAAGTGGAAGGGCAAGTTTGAGGTGAAGTGGGCATTTGTGAAGGACGTGCCCAACAGCCAGCTGAGGCACATCAGACTGGAGAACAATGACAACAAGCCCGTCACCAACTCCAGGGACACTCAAGAGGTGCCTCTGGAAAAGGCCAAGCAAGTGCTTAAAATTATTGCCACTTTCAAGCATACCACCTCAATCTTTGATGACTTTGCACATTACGAGAAGCgccaggaggaggaagaggcccTGCGGAGG gagCGGAATAGAAATCAACAGTAA